In the genome of Amaranthus tricolor cultivar Red isolate AtriRed21 chromosome 15, ASM2621246v1, whole genome shotgun sequence, one region contains:
- the LOC130801631 gene encoding fatty acid amide hydrolase-like isoform X2 has product MIAERIISALEVFNKENPTTALLISFDAEDVRAQAAASTQRFEEGKPISILDGVFMTIKDYIDCYPYPSNGLVEELELRLEGQGPKVRTTSKNT; this is encoded by the exons ATG ATTGCTGAGAGAATAATCTCAGCCTTGGAGGtctttaataaagaaaatccgACCACTGCATTACTCATATCTTTTGACGCTGAGGATGTAAGGGCGCAAGCAGCTGCTTCTACTCAAAGATTTGAAGAAG GAAAACCTATATCAATTTTGGACGGAGTATTCATGACAATCAAGGATTATATAGATTGTTACCCTTATCCATCTAATG gtttagttgaagagttggagttgagacttgaagggcaaggacccaaagttagaaccacttctaagaacacgtag
- the LOC130801631 gene encoding fatty acid amide hydrolase-like isoform X1 — MIAERIISALEVFNKENPTTALLISFDAEDVRAQAAASTQRFEEGKPISILDGVFMTIKDYIDCYPYPSNGATTWFHEVRPVKKDSVSVSKVRNCGVILIGKAKLKFFVDDEVLLQCCMYQNH, encoded by the exons ATG ATTGCTGAGAGAATAATCTCAGCCTTGGAGGtctttaataaagaaaatccgACCACTGCATTACTCATATCTTTTGACGCTGAGGATGTAAGGGCGCAAGCAGCTGCTTCTACTCAAAGATTTGAAGAAG GAAAACCTATATCAATTTTGGACGGAGTATTCATGACAATCAAGGATTATATAGATTGTTACCCTTATCCATCTAATG gtGCTACTACATGGTTTCATGAAGTTCGACCGGTTAAGAAAGATTCAGTTTCTGTTTCTAAAGTGCGCAATTGTGGTGTAATTTTAATCGGAAAGGCAAAGTTGAAGTTCTTTGTTGATGATGAAGTCCTTTTGCAATGTTGCATGTATCAAAACCACTAA